The genomic stretch TGATACGGTTCTGGCATGGTTGCCATGAAAGAAAATGAGCCTGCTTGATGGGTACCGAGAATAAGTGTGAAAGAACTAAGTTTAACTTGATAGCAGGATTCTGGAGAAGGAGATATTGGAGAGCCAGTCAAGGCCGAGGATGAAGACAGGCAGAAAAGCAGGCTCAAGTTAAGGTCAGTGATGCCTTGATaagtttttctgaaattctgaagaTATTTAGTCAGGTATTTTTAAACTCACTGCTCTCTGGAGCTCATCATAGAGTCACTAGTAGAGTAGCATGATAAATACCTGGAGAGGACCACTACATTAGTTGATGTTTGGAAATTTAAATTTGCAGCTGTAGTCTAGAACATTTTTTGGAATGCTTCACTGAACAGTGTTATAAATCACCAGTAATTGCAAAAGACTGCACTTagttttttcaaagcaaattattttttcaatactAAAAAATACTGctagcaaaataattaaaaaattcaaacttAATAAACTATAAACTGCATTAATTTTTGTGTTCTGCAAGCCTATAGTGCATGATTCCATTCTTACTTTCTATACAAAAGATAGAGAATGTGCATTGTCCTCTCTGAACTTTCACAAGCAATGTATCTTAATTTTGTCTTAATATTTACTAAACTGTTTTGATACAATACTGCGGTACTCTTGCATAGCTTACAGGATTTCTGCAGAACATTGAGAAAGCATTGCTCCTTTCTCTCAGTACatcataactttttaaaaatccagagtAAATGTCACATGGCTGGTATGTGTTTCTGCATTTCTAGGTGTTGAAAATGTTGTGTTTGAGTAATATGGGAAGGGTCTTCTGGTGcagaagaaagcattttaaaaatagttcacaCCATCTATAAAAAATTCCTAGTCATTGTTGCAAAGATTAATTACCAAATGTcagtgtgctgggtttttttattctaacAATGCTAGTCAAATACATGTCCAAATTCTGATATGAATCACGTCAGTAATACCTTCTTCTGAGATTCTGCAACAGAGAATAGTAGCCCTGGACTACTTATCTTCTTTTAGCAGTAATTTTGGGACAATGAGaatggtggtttggttttttttcttttccctccactAACAGAGAACGTCTTTGCCTTCTGAAGTGAATCTGAACTTGCTGTAGGAGTAGGTGCTTACAAACATGTTTGAAGTGAGTACAGCAGTGTCAGAGTAGTAATTGCGTAGCTGTTGGGAGCTGGCCTCTGCCTTCTTGCTAGATCCCTACTTTGTGCTGTGTTTGCAGGGAGGAGTGAATACTCGCTTCCCATGACTGCATATTTATCTTATTGGCAGTTGGTAATTTCTTTGGAGTCCTGTCTCCAAGTGTTTTCCTGCCAGAATACAAATTGTTTCTGCTCTTCTAAAGAAAAGATTATTAGAGAAAAGGGCAGATTGCAATTGTTATATTGCCTTCAGTCAGCAGATTtattgaaaatactattttttcaatttttccttgTAAACAAGTATTGAGAATGTCTGGAGTAAATAAGTTGTAGGAGGTTACTTACTAGTTTTAATTCTGGGTGGTTCAAACCCTCATAGCAAAAGCTTAAAGGGGCAGGCAATACAGGGTAGAACTACAGATTTAACACCATGTGATCTTCAGCCTTGCTGAAAGATGAGCCCTTACAAGAAGTTTGGGAAGTTGAATATTGCTCTAACAAATCTCTTTcagctgtttttaaaattttatgcagtAACTAAATGGAGGTTCTGAAATAGGAATATCACTCTTGTCTTTGCTCCTGAACTCTTCAAGCAACAATGATCAACTAGCTCTACATTGCAGTCAAAAGTGCaactaaaatacatttaggtAGATCTGGCTAACAGTAGCAATTACCACTGTGTtagtgggtgggtttttttgtttgtgtgtttcaggctttacaaaactgttgggaacttcaaaatatatttatatatacccAGAGACACAAACTGGGCTGCCAGCCTGCCTATGGTATTAGGGCTGGTTTTGCTAGCTGATTTTATGTATCCTGTAGCTTTCTAAGTTCTCTGGTCACAGGGATAGCAATAAATGTTAAGGGTGAGCGCGCAGATAAATGCAAAGATTTTTGCAGCCATGTTGCTGCTCTTCCTGTGATTTCTCTCCCAATCAGTCTGTGTGAGAGTCGAAGGAAGGCCTTAGAGGTTTAATTTTGAAAGTGGGATGTATTTTTAACCACGGTCTTCAGGATAGCTTGGAGGCTATTGTCAGATGGTAGCTTTAATCATAGTTTGACATTTCTAGCCTGGTTTCTTAGACGAACCTTCCATTCTGCTCTCACCTTCCCAGTATTTCTTGAGCAACCTTTACAGACAGGCAGAACTCAAAGATATTTAGTATCTACTAGTTTTGAGAATACTGGCAACTAGCTGGAGACCCAAGCTAGTGTTTAATAGCTATCAGCACATGTGTAGCTTGGAAGGAGCCTATAGCATTAGTCTGAGTTGTGTTCAGTCCAGAAATTATGGGAAGTGGGGCTGCTATGCAAGATTATGGGAGGTGGAATGTAAGGCCTCAGGAGGATGGAAAGGCCTAGGGTGCTTGTGTTACTACGGTAAATGTTATGGGATAAGAGTTGCAAATAGTAAACAAAGTTTCATTACCTGTTCACAAAAAAGTCCTTTTCTCCATACTAGCAATAAATCAAAAGAGGTCTTTATATATATgcatgattctttttttttgttgttgttgcatttAGTTTCACTATATAGTTCcaaatacatactttttttgaTAAGCAGCTTTCAAAGATCTTTGTCTATTTAAATAATTGGTGTCTACAAGACATACTATATTTGTACACTCAGGAGAGATTTTAAGTGGTCATAAAATAGGCTGacctttttttataaatttaaaatggCTGTAGATTGGCCGTTCTGAGTTTTTTGGTCTTTATGTGTGAGTTTTTCCTGGTACTATGTTTTGTTACATAcctaaatttgtttctttttcagagattGGAATGGGACTAACAGGCTTTGgagtgtttttccttttctttggaaTGATACTCTTCTTTGACAAAGCTCTTTTGGCTATTGGAAATGTAAGTGCCTTCTGTTTAGTCCTAGATTCTGCACTGCTTAGAATTCAGTAtatgatatattaaaaataaactaaaaataggATAAATTATCAATTTGAAACTGGATCACAAGGAATACTGTGGCAATTTGGTATAAAGCAAGAGTTATACTCAGTGACAGGAGTGAATAATTTTTCCTGATTAAAGTTAGAACAGCTCACATGAATCTAAATATCATACCTCTAGGTCAAGCCTGTGATGTGTTGGTCAGACAAGAAGCAGCTTGTTATGCTGCTGCAAATACAATCTTCAGATTGGCTGCCATCactaatgttttcttttgtcatcttttaaGATAACTGTCAAATTTAAGTATGCATTTGGATAAGAATAGTGAAGTGTTCTGTACACATTAGCAAATGTAGCTTTGCAGTGTTTTATTAGGAAAGAAAGAAGTATGAATTGCTGATAGTCTGGGTTTAGAAGAGCCAATCACCCTTCATAGTGGAGAGATTTAATATCTTCAGTTTTTACAAGATCAAAGCgtcatagaaaaataaatcctagTTCTGGTACACAAAATTCCCAATCCAAAGCAAATATAAAATGACAGGGTGTTTTCTGAATGTGATAATCTCTGCGCCTCTGCTGTTCTTGCCTTCACCCGCTAACCCAAGAGCACAGCCTGGTAGAGGTTTGCATTCTCTTTTGCTGATGCCTAAAAGTCTGTGGTCAAAACGATCAGTTTAATTCTGTGGCAGCAGAGTCAAATACTGAGTTTCACTGAAGGAAAATATGCACCcaaattaaaatacacatttttattagtTGAAGCATTGTTCTGAACCATCAATAAAGCATATAgtgaaagagtttaaaaaataaaacaatgcttattttttcttttcctaatgcaAGGTGGAAATAAGAGATCTGGTTTAGGGAAAATGATAGAAACGTAGGTAGGAAGAGGCAATGGCAGCCTATGTGGTAACCAAAGATTATGCAAGAAAAGGTACTGTGTCcttacagaaagttttaaaagaaattatatcaGAAGGGGGAAGAGGTGTTAAAGTGgcttatttaaataatataaaaagctTAAATTTAATCTATAATCTTGAGTAAAATCTGAGATACTGTCCCTTTCTCAGCAAAAATGTTGTCTGGATTTATGCTTGCAAGCTGAAATAGTTATAAGTTCTGTTGCTAAAGGACACTAAAAGTAGTTCTGACTAGTTGGGGCTTGTGTGATAGTGTTCAGTCTATACTGAACTATACTATACTATGGTAGAAAGACTGTAcaagtgtaaaaaaacccaaaccaacaagtAAAATAACATAATACTCTTCAGCTATTTTCCTTTTTCGGCTTTGTGCTGTTCAGTAGATCAATACAAGCTATTGAAGATGCCCACAGTACAGAACAGAGTTGCTTTTGTAACATGTGTGTTCTCAGTTTTTAGGAACCTTTGCTGTAAGTAGTACTAAGCTTCAGCACTGCTTGTGGATAATGATTGTCCTTGTGTTACAGGACAGATGTGTCAAAAGACCTGGTGACAATAGTTATAATTGTGTTTGTTAGAGACCGCAAAGGTAGACTTCTTCCTTTTAAGCAGCTGAGAGAAGAGTTTTGAATGTTAGCTACAAATGCTTTAAGATGGactttacaaaagaaaatcactagtaaatttcttcttttaataccAAAACATAGATGGTAAGAAGTTGTGCAAGAAATGCAACCTGATTTTGtagaagatatatatatacatgtttatACTTTAAACTTAGGAATACAATTAGctggggtttttctttgtttttttgtcttttctaggTTTTATTTGTGGCTGGCTTGTCTTTTGTTATTGGTTTAGAAAGAACATTTCGATTCTTCTTTcaaaaacacaaaatgaaagcAACGGGCTTTTTCCTTGGTGGTGTGCTCATAGTTCTCATTGGTTGGCCTTTAATAGGAATGATCCTTGAAATTTATGGGTTCTTCCTATTATTCAGGTAAGACTTGTTTCAAAATACCTTTCTGTACTGGTGTATCTAggaataaatatatttgtttaatGTTGCTACATTGCAGCTGGCAAAGTGGCAACCTTTAAATGTTCGCTTTTGATAGATTTTATATAAAATTGTTGATTTACATTTGCAAGAGGTGGAAAGTTAGCTAAGTATTTTTCCAAGATTCAAATCTGCTAATGTTTGTGAGGCATATACAAAACTGGCTTTGGTACTGTTTATGTCTAACCAAAGAATTGTAAAGCTTCAAAATATCTGGGACCCCAAATTATTAGCAGTGCAAAGTTCAAGTATTTAATCATTAGGGAtattagatacttttttttttttgtggggtttgttcaTTTCTTTAGCAAATGGAGCAAAGTACTTGGTTACAAACATCCTAGGTTTATAACCTTACAATTTCATTACTGTGGTCGTCCAGTGAAAAGATGTTTTATGTCATGTTTCATTACCCTTTTGCCCTAGTATAGTCAGAACTACTGGCTTTGGTTACCATTATCTTGTCTGAGTTAAGGAAAGacgaaaaattattatttttttaaacagcaatcCTAATACATGTTATAGCTTTCACAATGTGTCATTTAACTTCTTCATAAATGTAGTGTAATGGTGAAATCATTTGATGTGTTATAACCTGTATATAtctacattttatatttattttcatggttGAAGTTCCATACTTCATAGGGAACATATAGAACAAAGTACAAAATATGCTAATAAGAAGGGAGACTTTTAATTGTTCTTGGACTTCTGTTCCTATGAAGACTGTTTCATTATTGCTTATTAATCTAGCAACAGAcacctaaaatatttttgaagtgttCAGCTACTGGCTAAATAGTACAGTTCCTGTTAATTGGAATCAAACTGCTGTTCTCATGGCATTCTTTTTTCCACTCAATAAAATTCTACGTTAATCTTGTATTTagttcaaataaaatgtttaaatatgtcactgaaaaaaaatcttaacttgGGTTCTACTGAAGACAGTgagatttctgaaaattaattctgcagGTTTAATATATGCTTCTCATTGTTCTACTGCAAGTCTTTTGAAAATCACAGTATTTCACTGAATGTAGCACTTGGGTTTAATCAGCCAGTACAAAACAAGCAGAGTTGTGTCCAGCCAAACACTTCTCCTTTTGAAAGATCTTAAAAGCATTATAAATTAGTATGTTTAAGCAGGTGTGTTTATGAATTATTTATTGGTGCTAGCCAGGGCctagcagaataaaataaagttaAAGGAATTATAGAAGGTCAGTAGTTATCCCTGGGTCACTGGGACTACCCCTTAGCCAGAAGAGTATCAACAAGGGATAGATAATTCCAGATGTGAACGTTTATCTGACCTGTTTTAATTTAAAACGTCTCTAGACGGTCTTTTCTAGTGCTTAATAGTTCTTAGTATCTGAATCCCTTGCTACAATGTTAGCTAGCTACTATTTCAAGCAAagacttttttccttcagtcttgtTCATTTCAACCAATATTGTGTTCCCAGTAACCTGATCCTTTCTGAAGAAGTTAAAATGATGCTTGAGGAAAGGCTCCACTTTTATATGATTCCTCAGGATCCCACTGTTTGGTTGCACAACAGAAAACTTCCCTGGTTATCATCAGTCTCTGAAGTACATAATTTTCTTAAGCCCAAGGAATACCAGATCAATTTATGCACCTTTGGATTTGTTAGGGCAGTATGTTGTAAGGATGGCTATTTCTGTGTATCCTAATGGTTCTATTTATGTGGGTTACCGGGACTTTTATACAGAAAACCTTTATATTTATCAAGAGCAATTTTAAACTTCTGGTAACTTCACTTCAACTCAGACTAAGAGTTGAATACAACCAAATCACTGAATACAGTGTTTACAAATGTAAACCACTGTATTgtacttttttcagtctttttttttttttttttttttttagaccacTAAACCAGTTCCACTAGGTCTTCAGGTCCCTCTAGAATCTTTACTTGTAGGTTGTTTATTTGCATATCTAGCCTACTTCTACACAGTCACCTTTCATATGCCCTGTAGCAGTAATTGCAGAGCCCCTGCTGTCCACAAAGCAATGATTAGATACTAGTGAACAGGAACACTTAAATGACAGGATTGCAAAGATTGTTTTGTCTTGAGATGCATCTGACTGAAGTGAGACATACACACAATTATTAGTTTACTCTGCTTTAAATCtaaaacatctttcctttcttgCCTTTATTTAACATGCTGCCGTAAGTTTCCTGTCAGAGGTTTAGTCTTTTGCCATACTTCCTCGTGCTCAGACTCCATTCACTGGAGAAGGCTATTATAGGACAATACCTCTAGTACTCTAAGCAGCTTTTGGAGCCTTGTTCAGGTTACAGGCATCCGGAGTTATAGATAACAATGTTATCCTAACTGTACTGACTATTTCTTATTCTTGGCTACACCAGTTGTTTTAATTCATCACAAGTGGTTTGTGTGCCCCGCATCAAAATTTACTGGACTGTTGAAATAATCtggtctttaaaagaaaatttccaagAAAAACTTGCTGGTATTGATGTTGCCCAGCAAGTAGTTCTTACTGATGTAGTGAAGAGGATGATGAGACTTGTGTAACTTCACTGTTTTGCTGTGGCTGAGGTCTCATTACATGTTAATCCTTATTCTACACAGGGAATGTATAGCTCAGCAAGAGATACCTCAGGATGCCACCACCAGCTGAACTGCTGCAATTGACTGCAAACAACTGAGATAGTGccatagaaaaattattttcctgctgcagagACAAAGTGGGCAATGCAGGGGTCTGCAACATAGCAGCTGTGCTAGGCAGCATGATTCAAATCTCTGACTTTACATAAATTTGTGAAATAAGCAAATATGCAACTCTggcatgtttcattttctttggttAATGTAAAGAGCACCATATATGGTTTCAAATGGGTTTActcagaattaatttcatttgtttttacattGGGTATTGCAAGAATGTATTTCCTATAACGTAAAAATAAATCATCTCAAAATATGTATGGTAATTTTGAGAAATGAGTTGGGAGTGTGAGTTCTGTTGACTAAGTTGaatattctttcattatttttttaagagctgaCTGAGGTTGCCAGCTATGAAGAATATTAAGTccctttaaaaatttgtttctttcccagtttTCTTCTATCTCTGCTGAACGTATGTTGATACATTTGGTAAAATTAATGTGCTGCTAACAAGCTACAAGGCTTTATGTAATCTTGGTTTAAAAAATGCCtcctatttcttcattttatagcAATATGAGAATAGTGTGATTATAAAAAAACTAATACAATCTTCTGATACCTTACCTGAAGGGGTTTCTTTCCTGTGGTGGTTGGCTTCATTAGAAGAGTTCCAGTTCTTGGATATCTCTTGAATTTACCTGGTATAAGCTCGGTAAGTGTTTGGTACATCGTGCAAATTTTGAAGCTTGTACTGGTTTTTATTCCATTCTTACAGCAATAGTAGAAATGCATCAGAAATGAAGCAAATAGAACTGTAGAGCAGTTACTCTGCGTGTATTCCTGTATAATTCTTGCACCATACAGATCGCCTTCATTCCCAGTGAAAGAGTTCTAGatgcaaaaagaacaaaaaggacaCCTTTGCAGAAGCTGCCCCTGCTTATGTGTTGTGAAGTGGAAAGAGCCCTGGAGTGTGACTCAGGACACTGGGTTCTGCTTCCTGCTTCACTGTTAGCCCTAGGTGACCAGATAAGCGAATCATGCCACTGTTCTGTGCCTCTTCTCCTGTCTGTACAATGTGGAGGACACTGTTCTTCTTGTGTAGTACTTGGATAAATTTATGAAAAGAGGCCTGTAAAAGCAAACAGTTTAGTTCAATGTTAAATTGCAGCTTGTATGGTGAATCCAGAAAATCTCATGATGCATAATCGTTcatcatatatatttattaagGTCCAATGCACCAGACTACATCTTGCTATTTACtaagatttgtattttttcaaattcagttttccattttattaacCAATAGCCAGAGATTTGAAGACAGTTAATAGGAGCCAGAAAGATGGTAGTCTAGGGTGTTTCAGTCAACTACTTTTACTGTGCTAATTTTGGTATGTATTctaacacaaacatttttaatcCTAGTTTTGAAAGTAACCGTTTTAATAGTTATTACTAAAAAATTAATAGGGGGTATAACTTAAATGTATACAGgctggtttttaaaaaattaagtgttCAAGATCATCTGTTCCAATCTTAGTTAGGCCAAGTTCTGGCTTAGAATTCATGATCAATTGGATATTTAATTTGTCAATTGATCTTACTTAGTCATATTTAGTTTGATCATAATGGGGTTAAATCTTGTTTTAGAAAGGTAATTGTTAATGTTTTATTCAAAGCCTACGTAG from Athene noctua chromosome 3, bAthNoc1.hap1.1, whole genome shotgun sequence encodes the following:
- the GOLT1B gene encoding vesicle transport protein GOT1B isoform X2, which codes for MGLTGFGVFFLFFGMILFFDKALLAIGNVLFVAGLSFVIGLERTFRFFFQKHKMKATGFFLGGVLIVLIGWPLIGMILEIYGFFLLFRGFFPVVVGFIRRVPVLGYLLNLPGISSLVDKVGESNNMV
- the GOLT1B gene encoding vesicle transport protein GOT1B isoform X1, which gives rise to MISLSDTQKIGMGLTGFGVFFLFFGMILFFDKALLAIGNVLFVAGLSFVIGLERTFRFFFQKHKMKATGFFLGGVLIVLIGWPLIGMILEIYGFFLLFRGFFPVVVGFIRRVPVLGYLLNLPGISSLVDKVGESNNMV